The DNA sequence ATATGACACAATCTgtaattggatgaaaatgtgACAAACCTTTATACTGTCACTACATTCTAATatattcaataaaagataacCAAAATGATTGGATGATAATGTGCTAGCTATGTTAAGAACTATTACCACCCCAAAATGGAGGCACCCCACTTAAGAGAATGTAGATTATGACACCAGCACTCCATACATCTGCTTCGGGGCCATAACGCTTACGTAGAACTTCAGGTGCTACATAATAAGGACTTCCTACTACATCACCAAAAATTTCACCTGAAAATAATGAGTGTTTCTATATTAGTGACAAAAGTTAGGGGCGATCATAAGAGTAGAACAATGCAGAAACTCTATGCAATGTCAAACTAGTTTATTGGGAATTAAGATAGCCGGATGCAAAATAAACAAAGCCTCTTAACCAATGCACAAACTAGTACTTCTCTTCACAAAAATGACTTCTTTTCAAACCCAAAACAGTGCATTGTTCGTCACATTTTATTACACAGATCAACACAAAATTGCTTAGCATAAATTGAACTTAGAATTTCACATAATGGCAGAGTTCATATCTCATTATTTCCCCTTTTGGAAGtacttgtttattataaaaaagtcaAGTAATCAGATCAAACTATCTAGCCGTTTGGTTtcagtttttatttctttcaaataggAAACCGTAGGAAAGCAAGACAAGTATATGTTAATACAAAAAATGTGACTACCATTAGTTTGCATACTAGGTACAATATGGAAATGATTTCTAAAAATGTGACTACCATTAGTTTGCATACTAGGTACAATATGGAAATGATTTCTCCacaagcaaaaaaaatatagttaatcaATCATGCACATAAGCATTTCCCACATCCTACTTATTCTCTACGATCACCACATCATTGGTAATATAATCACATAAAAAAGGGCCCACTTATTCTCTACGATCACCACATCATTGGTAATATAATCACATAAAAAAGGGCCCATTATTCTGTCAAAGGAGAATATTGAGTTCCACAACATAAGGCACACTATACACCTAATGGATATTAATAAGAATCAATGATCCACATAAGGAATTGATAAAAGAGAAATCCTATGGTACTCTTGGAAATTTAAGGGTTAGGTTATTGTTATTgagaatctctctctctctctctctctctctctctctctctctctctctctctctcccccccCTCTCTCCTTTGGTGTGCCAAACTCATTCAACTATTGGcccaaaaaacaaatttatcaaaACCTTTAGATTTCTTTGGATACCATAACAACTCTCTTGATAAAATCGAAAAGTAGGCAACTGAAGATACATGTTAATTGCACGAGGGGGAGAAAGAATGGAACATTTTGACGAACCTGGTTTGAAAAAAGCAGACAGTCCAAAATCTATTGCCTTAAGAGGGGATTCTTCTTGCTGATTAACAAAGAGAAAATTCTCAGGCTTAAGATCCCTATGCATCACTCCAAGGGAGTGGCAAGACTCAATCACACCAACTATAGTCCTTGCAAGCTTAGCAGCCTTTCTTTCAGTGTAATGCCCCCTTTCCACAATCCTATCAAACAACTCACCCCCTGCACAGAGCTCCATAACAACATGAACCGCGACAGCGTCCTCGAAAGCCTCCTTGATGGAGATCACGTTAGGACTCCCAGCCAAGTGGTGCATTATCTGAATCTCCCTCCTTACATCCTCCACATCCTCATCTGTCAAAAGCTTCCTCTTCAATATTGATTTGCATGCATACTCTTTCCCAGTGATCTTCTCCACACAAAGGAAAGTGGTTCCAAACTGGCCTTGTCCAAGCTTTGGTCCCAAATTGTAAAACTCCTTAAGGTTACCGGTTTTTCGTTGCAAAACAGAATCTGTTTTGAGGCCTGCACTTGCTAGCCTCTTCACATTGTGTGGCCTCTTTGGTTTTGTTGGCTGCTCCTTTGTTTCTTCCGAAGGCGGTTTAGTCTCTTTGGATTGATGAGGAGGCTTCACATCCTCCCTCTCGATTTTCACCATCTCCGGAGGCTTGTTTTGAACAGTTTCTGCGGcttttgcactctttttgcCACTTTTGTGTGCATGAGAAGCATCTTTCTTGTGTCCACGTGACCACCAGAATGAACTTGAATTAGAAGAGCCATTTGTTCCGTCTTTAGAAGAAGAGGTTCTCGATCCAACACAGTTGTTTCCCATCTGACACTAGATACTACTCCTTGTTCCAAACATCTAatataacaaacaaaaatcaaataaaaacccCCATTTCATTTTTCACCTCAAagtgaaaaaggaaagaaaaaaggacAAAATTTAGATACACTTTCATAAGTGTTTCAATACTATTCTTTAATTAGAATTGTAGTTTTTATCTATGTTCACCTTTGATGCAAACCTTTATTACACTATTATCAAGGTAAAACtccaattttttaagaataactcCTAAGGGACAACATCTATGTTTTGTCCcaggaaaaaaatgttgttcATGATACCTTATCAGCTCGATGGTACAACGCAATTGAAGCCAGAATACACGTTGAACGACGAAGATTTTGTTTCTGCCACATGGTATGAGGCATGAACATGCAAGTGTGCTGAGACAAGGGCATCAAAGATGGGAAggaaacgaaaagaaaaaaaaaaagcctttttATGATTTGTGAAGCATGAAAATAACCATCATtaatggccggaacaaattaattaaacccTTTGTGGTACCAGCTTCAAGGAATAcgttaagaggaaaaaatgatgaaaaggagaaaaatgcaCGTAAATGGAAAAGGGTTTTGATTTTGAAGGAAATGGGAGGGTGAAAATGAGAGCTTAACgtggaatgaagaaggaaagaggaggaaaagaaaaaagacaggAAGTTATGGcggtttttttttctgttagagagaatgaataaaaaaatatgcagaAAACGCGTTGTTGGTAATCGGTTCAGATTTGGTAGTTTTCATAATATGGTTCAATTGGATTGGACGGTTCAGATTTGGTAGTTTTCATAATATGGTTGTCACGTTGACGTGCAAATTGAAACTTTGCAATCTCTATCGATCTGTCTCCAGAACGTGGTCAATCGCCGGCGTCCGGCGTCCGGCAGCAGGCCCTTGCCGGTGATCATTTTCTTATTCTCTTTTgatgtttttggattttttttttttactttccatATAGATAGACAGATGGGTTGTGTTCGGATTAGGAAAATGGATTTAGCCTACGGGCATGCGATTTGGTGTCTTCCACGTGCACCACACGTTAATGAATGTCAAATTAATCGTGACTATAAGCTCACCGGAGTGTAGATGTATgggtaaatattatttatgaatatttgtataaagtattttaaatatataaatactttCTTAATTGtatgttaataatattttataatcaaattctttttcatttatttaattatggatTTAAAgcatgatattttaattattaattattctaaaGAGAAACTCATACCAATATAAGAGAATGTTCATTTGTTttacgtttttttttctctcacaaaatttacattcattattacttttttcatcaatcaaatatatatttttcatgttttatatgtatttttaaattcttgtaaatatataattttttttattaaaagttcgATCATCAAACCTTACCCAATAGTGAACTAAAAGTTCAATTATCAAACCCTAgagatcaattatatttttaagtagtCAAAATTATTGAaccagaaaaattaaaatatttttgtggttttggttttaaaagaaaacaagtaaaaTACGCAAAAGAGATTTGAATGATATTAAAAGCGTCTGAAATTATGATTCACCAATAGTAATTTTTTCCCAATCCGAATTCCTATGAAATTCCTACAAAGTTGATTATCAATTCCCAAAGTCAATCAAAAACCTATATATGATCAAGGTCTAATGATGTTCTTGCTTTAAACCAATACTCCAATgataaaaaatgtattgtttCAAGTCATGGGATATAATCAAAACAAGGAATGATCAATTAAAGGTTAATTAATCTAtcgaaatttatccaaacaatttgatcatgcaatttggtgtaaaatattttctacCTAGATCTACCTAACATACGGAGATTATCACCATAGTACATTTGATTAAGCATAGGACTGATTAGTTCTCAAATAAACAATAAGAATAAGGAAGAGAATTAATCAACATAAATAACTGAAGAATTCCATTAAGATCAAAGAAAGGGATACAATTGGATAGTTGCATTGAATCCCTCAGCCTAAGATGACTAGTCACCCGTGGTCAAAGCAAAATTAGAAAATCTATAAGAAATTAACATAGACATATCACAAGAAAAGAATGACAATCACAATCCGTCCTTGCGGTGTTGCCTATGTCTTACAACCCTCAAAAGTACTCTCTAAttcaaaaatatgataaaaaggtACTAAAGATACAATCCCTATTTATAACTTTCCAAAATGTGTTAGTTAGAAAAGGCACACTGCAATCGTGATGTAATCCACCATGGCCATGGTCAAAAAGTTGTGGCGCTGAAGCTCTGAGAAGTTGTGAATTGACTACAACCCTCATGGGTTGACCATGACCGTAGTGAAATTTACCATGATTGTTGTCGGATGGTTGAAGTCATTCTAGAGGATAGTTCTTTTCTTCTCATGGTCGTGCTGCTTACCACGGTCATGATAATTGTACTGCGGTCATTTGCATGAC is a window from the Glycine max cultivar Williams 82 chromosome 2, Glycine_max_v4.0, whole genome shotgun sequence genome containing:
- the LOC100783079 gene encoding calcium-dependent protein kinase 1, with product MGNNCVGSRTSSSKDGTNGSSNSSSFWWSRGHKKDASHAHKSGKKSAKAAETVQNKPPEMVKIEREDVKPPHQSKETKPPSEETKEQPTKPKRPHNVKRLASAGLKTDSVLQRKTGNLKEFYNLGPKLGQGQFGTTFLCVEKITGKEYACKSILKRKLLTDEDVEDVRREIQIMHHLAGSPNVISIKEAFEDAVAVHVVMELCAGGELFDRIVERGHYTERKAAKLARTIVGVIESCHSLGVMHRDLKPENFLFVNQQEESPLKAIDFGLSAFFKPGEIFGDVVGSPYYVAPEVLRKRYGPEADVWSAGVIIYILLSGVPPFWGESEQDIFEAILHSDLDFSSDPWPAISESAKDLVRKVLVRDPTKRITAYEVLRHPWIQVDGAAPDKPLDSAVLSRLKQFYAMNKLKKMALRVIAQNLSEEEIAGLKEMFKMIDTDNSGQITFEELKVGLKMFGANLNESEIYDLMQAADVDNSGTIEYGEFIAATLHLNKVDREDHLVAAFAYFDKDGSGYITQDELQQACEEFGVGDVRLEEMIREADQDNDGRIDYNEFVAMMQKGHADLGKRGRKGNTSFRVGFREAPPVR